One genomic region from Sorangium aterium encodes:
- the tnpA gene encoding IS66 family insertion sequence element accessory protein TnpA produces MATRVEWAERVGRWERSGLSAEKFARREGYKPKQLYWWRWKLRADGRSQPSPSSSTEPPRFLPVHVVIDASPVAAEPIEIALPNGRVVRVRPGFDPATLERVLALAAEESPC; encoded by the coding sequence ATGGCGACGAGAGTGGAGTGGGCCGAGCGGGTGGGGCGATGGGAGCGGAGCGGGCTGAGTGCCGAGAAGTTCGCGCGCCGCGAGGGGTACAAGCCCAAGCAGCTCTATTGGTGGCGCTGGAAGCTGCGGGCTGACGGGCGCTCGCAGCCCTCGCCGTCGTCGTCGACCGAGCCGCCGCGGTTCCTGCCGGTGCACGTAGTGATCGACGCATCGCCGGTCGCGGCCGAGCCGATCGAGATCGCGCTGCCCAACGGGCGGGTGGTTCGCGTTCGGCCGGGCTTCGACCCGGCCACGCTCGAGCGGGTGCTGGCGCTGGCGGCCGAGGAGTCGCCGTGCTGA